A single region of the Podospora pseudopauciseta strain CBS 411.78 chromosome 1, whole genome shotgun sequence genome encodes:
- the RIB4 gene encoding lumazine synthase (EggNog:ENOG503P149; BUSCO:EOG09264OYZ; COG:H), with protein sequence MHTKGPAPQYHDGSNLRIGIVHARWNDTIIEPLVQGAKDKLLEAGVKESNIVVQTVPGAWELPIAVQRLYAASQVQSSSAGAGGSAGDLLGSSTADLASLSAGSSVSTGPFDAIIAIGVLIKGETMHFEYIAESVSHGLMRVSLDTGVPVIFGVLTVLNDEQAKARAGIIPGSHNHGEDWGLAAVEMSVKRKNWAMGVIE encoded by the exons ATGCACACCAAAGGCCCAGCCCCGCAATACCACGATGGCAGTAACCTCCGCATCGGCATCGTCCACGCTCGCTGGAATGACACCATAATCGAGCCTCTGGTGCAGGGCGCAAAGGACAAGCTGTTGGAGGCGGGTGTCAAGGAATCAAATATCGTGGTACAGACAGTCCCAGGCGCGTGGGAGCTGCCAATTGCTGTTCAGCG TCTCTATGCAGCTTCGCAAGTGCAATCGTCTTCTGCTGGCGCTGGGGGGTCGGCAGGTGATTTGCTGGGAAGTTCGACGGCCGATTTGGCGTCACTCTCTGCCGGAAGCTCGGTCTCGACGGGCCCATTCGATGCCATCATTGCCATAGGGGTCTTGATCAAGGGGGAGACGATGCATTTTGAATATATTGCCGAAAGTGTGTCGCATGGCCTAATGCGTGTGTCCCTAGACACAGGCGTGCCCGTCATTTTTGGCGTCTTGACCGTCTTGAACGACGAACAAGCCAAGGCACGTGCGGGTATCATCCCCGGCAGCCATAATCATGGGGAGGATTGGGGCCTTGCCGCTGTGGAAATGAGTGTCAAGCGCAAGAATTGGGCCATGGGCGTTATTGAATAG
- a CDS encoding hypothetical protein (EggNog:ENOG503NU97): MPRFPTFVKRKSTADSLENVAVTGPSFRVLERTEVSGVKSFDGGVRLTGKPHGAHRSTASEVTVDDNIFADLKPNRGSGSSNTTKTNSTDNSSRHSNASTAPSSADMGGQEDWRNNKKLHADIPVPPIPKSSSANFLKAAGRTFSFGGQKKQLPPAPEMQEDRPSSPVASDVPTAQTPVNGRSRATTTSTSTTVTSPRIDDNDFSLDLGGDFGKMILGSDKRSSVATVKDEQKGRQALAPRSLTASRLNQPSPLHIDMTTKVEASPYSWSSQHSNDQLIAPSSPSPPIKENLPPPVSRHTSPLAERKPSASPEAGPRKPLLAPKTPTPEEADGEDEEARLLRDSLSTVNKFMTGSVISSHAPSTSRYRRDEDDDSLFDTTHSFSSKSASRFTAKKDSPPSSNKVMTPAEFEKYRQDKERQDKERQQEAVSNKDKDDDDEDNYEDDEDDIERAKQQTKQRRKQEAHMAVYRQQMMKVTGESANLPSSRPSLQISFSTPNLPNLALASGANPAVAHALDPSDEDEEIPLAILAAHGFPNRNRPPTRLSTMASNPNLRASQQPSFQRPMSVIGDAVAGAGAGTPGRLPAFARNLPQDPFLGAGLVRNSVRESFALGGGAPAPGNPAGAIPPGGLINIIANEERNRAMRRGSPHIDGSASMPAMPGAGPFDPMTGMPSHLMYQSQAAPPMLTPGDHAQIQMTQQMQTFMQMQMQFMQIMAGQNGSAPTTPNGYLTTSQSAGSLGAMGPLPPMPGMGGAPEIRHSFLGNDSMLDLPTGRGGDAQMRTMSMVQPSSASWIQPLQHSGFAPSIMMQGGGYAPSIAPSERSNIGLPGRYRPVSHVPAPHVPVAPGHLRKSTTMSGVITQPTISVTKSGSGSDDDDEEGWAAMKAKREKKKSMWKSKKSSSIGGDLGSFIN, translated from the exons ATGCCTAGGTTTCCCACTTTTGTCAAGCGGAAGTCAACCGCTGACAGCCTTGAAAATGTTGCCGTGACGGGCCCTTCGTTCCGGGTGCTCGAGCGTACCGAAGTCTCGGGGGTAAAGTCGTTCGACGGGGGCGTCAGATTGACGGGCAAGCCGCACGGCGCGCATCGGTCTACCGCGTCTGAAGTTACGGTTGACGACAACATATTCGCTGACCTCAAGCCCAACCG CGGAAGCGGATCTTCCAACACGACCAAAACGAACTCGACCGATAACTCGTCCCGTCACAGCAATGCCTCCACTGCCCCTTCGTCTGCCGACATGGGCGGACAGGAAGACTGGAGAAACAACAAAAAGCTGCACGCCGATATCCCAGTGCCTCCCATTCCAAAATCATCCTCGGCCAACTTTCTCAAGGCCGCCGGTCGCACATTTTCATTTGGCGGGCAAAAGAAGCAACTACCCCCAGCACCCGAGATGCAGGAGGACAGGCCATCCAGCCCGGTCGCTTCCGATGTCCCGACAGCCCAGACGCCGGTAAATGGCCGATCGAGAGCGACCACTACTTCAACTTCCACTACTGTTACATCACCAAGGATCGACGACAACGACTTTAGTCTTGATTTGGGCGGCGACTTTGGCAAGATGATACTCGGAAGCGACAAGCGCTCAAGCGTGGCCACGGTCAAAGATGAACAAAAGGGCAGGCAGGCGCTTGCCCCCCGCTCCCTCACTGCGTCGCGATTGAACcagccctccccccttcacATCGACATGACTACCAAGGTCGAGGCTTCGCCATACTCTTGGAGCAGCCAGCACTCCAACGACCAGCTAATCGCGCCGTCTAGTCCATCGCCCCCCATCAAGGagaacctccctcccccagtTTCTCGCCATACCTCGCCGCTTGCCGAAAGGAAGCCCAGTGCGTCGCCAGAAGCAGGCCCTAGGAAACCGCTGCTCGCTCCAAAGACACCAACCCCCGAGGAGGctgatggcgaggatgaggaggcgagaCTGTTGAGGGACTCTCTGTCCACTGTCAATAAGTTCATGACTGGGTCTGTCATCTCGTCTCACGCCCCTTCCACGTCGAGATATCGCAgagatgaagatgacgacaGTTTGTTCGACACGACGCATTCGTTCTCTTCAAAATCTGCCAGCCGCTTCACAGCCAAAAAGGACAGCCCACCTTCGAGCAACAAGGTAATGACCCCAGCCGAGTTTGAAAAGTATCGCCAGGACAAggaaagacaagacaaggAACGACAGCAGGAAGCTGTCTCAAACAAAGacaaagatgatgatgacgaggacaactatgaggatgacgaggacgacatTGAAAGAGCGAAGCAGCAGACCAAGCAGCGTCGGAAGCAAGAGGCACACATGGCGGTATACCGGCAGCAGATGATGAAGGTCACTGGTGAATCTGCCAATCTACCTTCCTCAAGACCGAGCCTGCAAATATCTTTCAGCACCCCGAACCTCCCCAATCTAGCCCTCGCCTCCGGCGCCAACCCAGCGGTTGCCCACGCTTTGGACCCTTCagacgaagatgaggagaTTCCATTGGCTATTCTCGCTGCACACGGCTTCCCAAACAGAAACCGACCGCCCACACGCCTGAGCACCATGGCATCGAACCCCAACTTGCGCGCCTCACAGCAACCTAGCTTTCAAAGGCCAATGTCGGTTATTGGAGATGCCGTGGCTGGAGCCGGAGCTGGCACCCCTGGACGTCTTCCTGCCTTTGCAAGAAATCTTCCCCAAGACCCATTTCTTGGCGCTGGTCTGGTTCGCAACTCTGTCCGCGAGAGCTTCGCTCTCGGAGGCGGCGCTCCTGCCCCCGGAAACCCCGCAGGCGCGATTCCTCCTGGTGGCCTGATCAACATCATCGCAAACGAAGAGCGCAACCGCGCAATGAGGCGCGGAAGCCCGCACATCGACGGCTCGGCATCGATGCCGGCCATGCCCGGGGCAGGTCCTTTCGATCCGATGACCGGCATGCCGTCACATCTCATGTACCAGAGCCAAGCTGCTCCTCCGATGCTGACGCCAGGTGACCATGCACAGATCCAGATGACGCAGCAGATGCAAACATTCATGCAGATGCAGATGCAGTTTATGCAGATAATGGCGGGCCAAAATGGCAGCGCTCCCACCACGCCCAATGGCTACTTGACTACCTCACAGTCAGCCGGCAGTCTCGGCGCCATGGGTCCTCTCCCACCAATGCCGGGGATGGGCGGTGCTCCTGAGATACGTCATTCGTTTCTAGGAAACGACTCCATGCTGGATCTGCCCACTGGTCGGGGGGGGGACGCGCAAATGCGCACGATGAGCATGGTACAGCCAAGCTCAGCCTCATGGATACAGCCCCTGCAACATTCTGGCTTTGCCCCTTCGATCATGATGCAGGGCGGCGGATACGCTCCATCAATTGCCCCCTCAGAACGAAGCAACATTGGCCTTCCTGGCCGCTACCGTCCAGTCTCCCACGTTCCGGCACCACACGTTCCCGTGGCGCCAGGCCATCTCCGGAAATCGACCACCATGTCGGGAGTAATTACACAGCCCACAATATCGGTAACAAAGTCTGGAAGTGGCtcggatgatgacgatgaggaggggtgggcggCGATGAAGGCCAAGCGCGAGAAAAAGAAGTCAATGTGGAAGAGCAAGAAATCGTCGTCGATCGGTGGTGATCTGGGTTCATTTATCAACTGA
- a CDS encoding hypothetical protein (COG:S; EggNog:ENOG503NVP4), protein MPITPLPDDACRRIGSTLNITSTFMVLKELLDNALDSGAQTIHISVSPNTVDKIEVRDNGSGISSFDFNALGRPSHTSKLSSFEDIDKIGGKSLGFRGTALASINTVATVHVITRVGLETPQMIRLADNGGVETQSVHAAEQGTTVTVTNIFSNYPVRERIARKPVEISKNIEKMRHLVQACAFARHPLRIHFAVLQNPNRSLRISPHPGKDIMETAIQIFGVQKASQCFVRTWPDRPDPNTGLPGEERSRRHVFEAILMKPDVEHSKIPKGLFFSVDSRPISATRGTGRKLTMALRECLRQSVCPLTSAGVPKDIFICLNICCSLGWYDVNIEPAKEDVLFLQEDQLISDFKTFLRVVYPSSVNEGQGRENRGEVLEACSHLEDGIGRQGNHRPDEPNSTSIADQHKKHAAAALPLLHSSRIRGDGDGEMSPQDNDNHRDLFTGQASSWTVDMSAPVDGSDGDFDMESQNELGQPVCPTLEEESNTDTQSQEESRQRSESHVADGHNALAELNPWSIAAMGSLKRRPLPSGRPDNKQFHEKQPTLSRVPPRAEATGIRGPAQSHQRGLPIARLNPSFKLPVTPLTPSPSSEPDQLIPPSLRPSHGNTSHPTYKDRLLPRRIYPHVSRAARLLIGGSSDNAAQRLEVPLGETPMSSNADQRTSSQPLHIPKRQQNQQRNRVTRGVSVENVLSSTGDPNEHSSSDSDDVTTELHSSENTDSEDETAVSGQTNPGARQHRNGGDIRKHFEKRYPDMRRADGHSKQATLPFEKHRNNVEGDSDGLSVAVAPLPQSPILPTGPAFFNSARPPAAYSFYLRVQDIETVDTPPDAADINTAALLNMRDVDAPDIPVTPKPPFHPESPSEPRGVRARGYHDRPRHAADGLSVSSVVAMTGRSPSPDILSSDFVRHTGPRSRLSELRSFLRLPAVLILLLSPITRPAAAASVPFENCLSDTYRNSQPPKLQWEPIHIDATFEATDRHSLRVTLWGNVTGSYTPVSLPPATSPDWADPNKTDGKLLGVPDVNKFTTLRARIKVLTYEPWSNLTDFCNDELKNGACPLGPVFGDWNGSDFGLVKDKLPFVSISNDFYSSYAFGSFSTSFEVIYGDQAEIITCVTANVTPDLGSLAWMLKFLPLAVLVFVGAATVFAAVFSPWGTSDVFHWSSNYGRDPDLLRLVTPGFGDCLQYIQFVVLTGGLTLNYPGFYQPIVSQAAWSVLMFNQSFVTQDPGWVSLRDGIYVADGAFGLQRLAQLAGMANPEDIWTGTIIWVLVIIAAITVLVQAGFVVQWLYRYFQKVSEEDLRAKNIPFTLGNVLRIVLNYFLMPIVALSTFQLVIAGQSPVYTVVVAVLALILIIGFAGWLLFLVAKTKPRAFLFDDLPTLLLYGPLYNTYSDEAAAFTMIPVLLNFVRGIAVGAVQPSGVAQVVILAICEVIHVLTLHAFRPFHSATSMNAYHTLFSALRLVTVLLMVVFVPSLGVPESEKGWIGYAILITHAGVLVLGFLLNAVQTIVEVVARMLGAGGDDIRGQSRGGLSKIFGMRQLSRRMSRRETGPSRQSQLSSSAMLDVDETSKAGYIMPGGRIRSESAGSMGVMMHHRHRSSSGFNTPSFDGPARPLESIAGSYTPTTPGEASNFSFLPSPGHPGRPQGSMTMQVPDPYYRPPRQRRPTIETTYSPTTKVGGSWTSSDWAQKRLSEPGTVQLNDPLEIGTQISRDATPAPYVVPFGPTRTDYSMREADFYYGVRGQRLNSDAPSRKLRTGPADPTRPMASAAGWFRNMFAPKGKDKGKGFEVVRSSRMPPAMQALNGGFEDDRAPQGIPVAMGVLRSGPIDSDSDDGTRSKNDALRSTDVDVPEQEPLNGQGSQQDDELDGLGSAPAVDAPPSLTDEDTGIASRSPTTSVRPGPNSSLQIEVPNVPRRSSKRDSNPQVQVPQLSLPSEAGRSSNLAPSGATSSRLPFERTPSRKRLSGSSAGVTEDFSQVELNDRSGSSDERPAGYGFVAKGSINRVDRETDLLGTSAEVIDERR, encoded by the exons ATGCCCATCACACCACTCCCGGATGATGCTTGCCGGCGGATCGGCTCGACTTTGAACATTACCTCAACTTTCATGGTCTTGAAGGAACTGCTGGACAACGCTCTGGACTCGGGGGCACAGACCATACATATCAGTGTTTCCCCAAACACTGTAGACAAGATTGAAGTGAGGGATAATGGAAGCGGTATATCATCCTTTGACTTCAACGCCCTTGGCCGCCCTTCGCATACGAGCAAGCTCAGTTCCTTTGAGGACATCGACAAGATTGGTGGGAAATCCCTTGGATTTCGTGGGACAGCCTTAGCCAGTATCAACACGGTAGCAACCGTTCATGTGATCACGAGAGTCGGATTGGAAACCCCTCAAATGATTCGGCTTGCTGACAACGGCGGCGTCGAAACTCAAAGCGTACACGCTGCTGAGCAGGGTACTACAGTCACAGTCACCAACATTTTCTCCAATTATCCCGTCCGAGAGCGAATCGCGAGAAAGCCGGTGGAGATATCGAAGAACATCGAGAAGATGAGACACTTGGTTCAGGCTTGTGCGTTTGCGAGACACCCGCTTAGGATACACTTTGCAGTCTTACAAAACCCCAATCGGTCTCTGAGGATATCTCCACATCCAGGCAAGGACATTATGGAAACAGCTATCCAGATCTTCGGTGTTCAGAAGGCATCTCAGTGTTTTGTCCGAACGTGGCCGGACAGACCAGATCCCAACACAGGCTTGCCGGGCGAAGAAAGGAGCAGGCGACACGTGTTTGAAGCGATTCTTATGAAACCAGATGTCGAGCACAGCAAAATTCCGAAGGGCCTATTCTTCTCTGTCGACTCCCGCCCCATTTCAGCCACTCGAGGAACCGGGAGAAAACTGACCATGGCGTTGAGAGAATGTTTGAGACAGTCTGTCTGTCCACTAACTTCGGCAGGTGTCCCCAAGGATATTTTCATCTGTCTGAACATCTGCTGTTCTCTAGGATGGTACGATGTCAACATAGAGCCAGCCAAGGAggatgttttgtttcttcagGAAGACCAATTGATCAGTGACTTCAAAACATTCCTGCGGGTGGTCTACCCCAGTAGTGTCAATGAGGGACAGGGTCGTGAAAATAGGGGGGAAGTGTTGGAAGCTTGTTCACACTTGGAGGATGGGATTGGTAGGCAGGGGAATCACCGCCCGGATGAACCCAATAGCACATCAATTGCCGACCAACATAAGAAACATGCGGCAGCCGCGTTACCCCTTTTGCACTCGTCACGAATCAGAGGGGACGGTGATGGAGAGATGAGCCCACAAGATAATGACAATCACCGGGATCTTTTCACC GGCCAAGCGAGTTCGTGGACGGTTGATATGTCGGCTCCGGTAGACGGATCGGATGGTGACTTTGACATGGAGAGTCAGAACGAATTGGGCCAACCTGTGTGTCCAACTCTGGAAGAGGAGAGCAACACCGACACCCAAAGCCAAGAAGAAAGTCGGCAGCGTTCAGAGTCTCATGTGGCCGACGGACATAACGCTTTGGCAGAGCTCAACCCGTGGTCTATTGCAGCTATGGGAAGTCTCAAAAGGCGCCCTCTTCCCTCGGGCCGCCCGGACAACAAGCAGTTTCACGAGAAACAGCCGACATTATCCAGAGTGCCTCCACGTGCAGAAGCTACGGGTATTAGGGGCCCAGCCCAATCTCATCAGCGAGGACTGCCTATTGCGAGACTGAACCCTAGCTTCAAGCTCCCAGTCACGCCATTGACGCCGTCACCATCTTCCGAGCCAGACCAGTTGATCCCACCATCACTTCGGCCGAGCCATGGTAATACGAGCCACCCGACGTATAAAGATCGCCTACTGCCGCGCCGCATCTACCCTCACGTGTCAAGGGCAGCCAGACTACTCATCGGTGGGTCTTCAGACAACGCAGCCCAAAGATTGGAAGTGCCTCTTGGCGAGACTCCAATGTCATCAAATGCGGACCAAAGAACCTCGTCACAGCCTCTCCACATACCAAAACGACAACAGAATCAGCAGCGTAACCGAGTAACTCGGGGAGTTTCGGTTGAAAATGTCCTGTCATCAACTGGAGATCCCAATGAACATAGCTCTAGTGACTCTGATGATGTGACAACGGAACTCCATAGCTCCGAAAACACTGATTCAGAAGACGAGACTGCGGTCAGCGGTCAGACAAATCCTGGAGCACGGCAGCATAGAAATGGCGGTGATATCAGGAAGCATTTCGAAAAGCGGTATCCTGATATGAGGAGAGCAGATGGTCACTCGAAACAAGCCACGCTCCCTTTTGAGAAGCATAGAAACAACGTCGAAGGCGACAGTGATGGCTTG TCCGTTGCCGTTGCGCCGTTACCACAATCGCCGATTCTGCCGACAGGCCCAGCTTTCTTCAACAGTGCAAGACCGCCGGCAGCCTATTCGTTCTACCTGCGTGTTCAAGACATCGAGACGGTCGACACTCCCCCTGACGCTGCCGACATCAACACAGCAGCTCTGCTAAACATGCGAGACGTCGATGCTCCCGACATCCCAGTTACACCCAAGCCCCCTTTCCATCCAGAGTCGCCATCTGAGCCCCGTGGCGTCCGAGCCCGTGGCTACCATGATCGGCCCCGGCATGCGGCCGATGGGTTGTCCGTATCTTCGGTCGTCGCCATGACGGGTCGGAGCCCTTCGCCTGACATCTTGTCGTCCGATTTTGTCCGCCATACAGGCCCTCGTTCCCGGCTATCCGAACTGCGGTCCTTCCTCCGCCTTCCCGCTGTGTTGATATTGCTGTTGAGCCCCATCACCCGTCCGGCTGCCGCTGCCTCCGTGCCGTTCGAGAACTGTCTATCAGACACCTACAGAAACAGTCAACCGCCAAAGCTGCAGTGGGAACCCATACACATCGATGCTACTTTCGAAGCAACCGATAGGCACTCTCTTCGGGTTACGCTGTGGGGGAATGTGACGGGCTCGTACACACCGGTGTCATTGCCGCCGGCGACCAGTCCGGACTGGGCTGACCCGAATAAAACCGACGGCAAGCTTCTGGGGGTGCCCGACGTAAATAAGTTCACCACGTTGAGAGCCAGGATCAAAGTCTTGACGTATGAACCTTGGTCCAATCTTACCGACTTTTGCAATGATGAGTTGAAGAACGGAGCATGCCCGCTTGGGCCTGTTTTTGGCGACTGGAATGGATCTGACTTTGG CCTAGTCAAAGACAAACTGCCGTTTGTGTCAATCAGCAACGATTTCTACTCGTCGTATGCTTTTGGATCGTTCTCGACGTCCTTTGAGGTTATTTATGGTGATCAGGCTGAAATCATCACTTGCGTGACAGCTAACGTGACGCCAGATCTGGGAAGTTTGGCTTGGATGTTGAAATTCCTACCCCTGGCTGTTCTGGTGTTTGTGGGTGCGGCAACAGTATTTGCAGCAGTTTTCAGCCCCTGGGGAACCAGCGATGTCTTCCACTGGAGCTCCAACTACGGTCGTGACCCCGATCTCCTTCGACTTGTCACCCCTGGTTTTGGAGATTGCCTTCAGTACATTCAGTTCGTCGTCCTCACTGGCGGCCTGACGCTAAACTACCCAGGATTCTACCAGCCTATCGTCAGTCAGGCAGCGTGGTCAGTACTCATGTTCAACCAGAGCTTTGTCACGCAGGACCCTGGATGGGTCAGTCTTCGGGACGGTATTTATGTTGCAGACGGTGCATTTGGCTTGCAACGCCTCGCCCAACTGGCCGGCATGGCGAACCCTGAGGATATATGGACTGGCACTATTATCTGGGTGTTGGTCATCATTGCCGCTATAACTGTCCTTGTACAGGCCGGGTTTGTTGTTCAGTGGCTCTATCGCTACTTCCAAAAGGTCTCGGAAGAAGACTTGCGCGCCAAAAACATACCATTTACTCTCGGCAATGTTCTCAGGATTGTCTTGAACTATTTCCTGATGCCGATTGTCGCCCTATCGACGTTTCAGCTCGTCATCGCTGGCCAGTCACCGGTGTACACGGTGGTGGTCGCTGTCCTGGCTCTGATTTTGATTATCGGATTTGCAGGTTGGCTGCTTTTTCTTGTTGCCAAGACCAAGCCTCGAGCTTTCCTGTTTGACGACCTCCCGACGCTTCTCCTTTATGGCCCGCTGTACAACACTTACTCGGACGAAGCCGCAGCTTTCACTATGATCCCTGTGCTGTTGAATTTCGTCCGCGGCATAGCAGTGGGAGCCGTGCAGCCTTCTGGCGTCGCCCAGGTCGTCATTCTTGCTATCTGCGAGGTGATACATGTCCTTACGCTGCACGCTTTTCGACCGTTTCACTCAGCGACATCCATGAATGCTTACCACACGCTTTTCTCTGCGCTGCGTCTTGTCACAGTGCtcctgatggtggtgttcgTGCCATCACTCGGTGTTCCTGAGAGTGAAAAGGGCTGGATCGGCTATGCGATTCTCATCACTCACGCTGGCGTTCTTGTGCTTGGATTTCTCTTGAACGCAGTCCAAACTATTGTCGAGGTTGTTGCCCGTATGCTAGGGGCTGGCGGTGATGATATTCGGGGTCAGTCCCGAGGTGGATTGTCCAAAATCTTTGGCATGAGACAGCTTTCCCGCCGTATGTCTCGGCGTGAAACCGGCCCATCTCGCCAAAGCCAGCTCTCAAGTTCTGCCATGCTGGATGTCGACGAAACATCGAAAGCAGGCTACATCATGCCTGGTGGACGCATTAGGAGTGAGTCGGCCGGGAGCATGGGTGTCATGATGCATCATCGGCATAGAAGCTCGTCCGGGTTCAACACCCCTAGCTTTGACGGTCCCGCACGTCCACTGGAGAGCATTGCCGGCTCTTACACACCCACGACACCGGGAGAAGCCAGCAACTTTTCTTTCCTGCCATCTCCTGGACACCCCGGTAGGCCCCAGGGTTCCATGACCATGCAGGTTCCAGACCCGTACTATCGACCACCGAGGCAACGGCGCCCTACTATTGAAACGACCTATTCACCTACCACCAAGGTGGGGGGGTCATGGACGAGCAGTGATTGGGCGCAGAAACGCCTTAGCGAACCTGGGACGGTGCAACTGAACGACCCCCTAGAAATTGGCACTCAGATATCAAGGGATGCCACACCCGCGCCGTATGTGGTTCCTTTTGGTCCCACCAGGACTGATTATTCCATGCGAGAAGCGGACTTTTATTACGGAGTCAGAGGCCAAAGGTTGAACTCGGATGCGCCGAGTCGCAAGCTGAGGACTGGGCCCGCTGATCCGACTAGACCAATGGCTTCTGCGGCGGGTTGGTTCAGGAATATGTTTGCGCCTAAAGGCAAGGATAAGGGAAAGGGCTTTGAAGTGGTCAGAAGTTCACGGATGCCACCTGCGATGCAGGCGTTGAATGGCGGCTTTGAAGACGACCGAGCGCCCCAAGGAATTCCCGTAGCTATGGGCGTTCTTCGCAGCGGCCCGATTGACTCTGACTCTGACGATGGGACACGGTCAAAGAACGATGCTCTACGCTCGACAGACGTAGACGTGCCAGAGCAAGAACCCTTGAATGGCCAAGGAAGCCAGCAGGATGACGAGCTTGACGGCCTGGGAAGTGCACCAGCTGTTGACGCACCACCCTCATTAACCGATGAGGATACAGGGATAGCCTCTCGCTCCCCCACCACATCCGTGAGGCCGGGCCCCAATAGTTCATTGCAAATCGAGGTCCCAAATGTCCCCAGACGAAGCTCAAAAAGGGATTCGAACCCCCAGGTCCAGGTGCCACAGTTATCTTTACCCAGTGAAGCAGGTCGGTCAAGCAATCTCGCCCCATCCGGTGCGACCTCTTCGCGGCTTCCCTTCGAACGGACACCCTCGCGGAAGAGATTGTCTGGGTCCTCCGCGGGGGTCACCGAGGACTTCAGTCAAGTTGAACTAAACGACCGGTCAGGCAGCAGCGACGAAAGACCTGCCGGGTACGGGTTTGTAGCTAAAGGCAGCATAAACAGGGTCGATCGTGAGACTGATCTTTTGGGCACCTCGGCTGAGGTCATCGATGAAAGACGGTAG
- a CDS encoding hypothetical protein (EggNog:ENOG503P4VD), translating into MRTRRSACLPAPLSTLLLALTAACSVCANLQPFQPAETAAIVAKRQQGCLSNFYSCANQGPAFNGVCCQNGQTCGLDANNEPACCPAGAICTGTAPASFVTPVPAATTAVSYVANNFFSFPYVATYFANREHCSAAARQCDANHEACQSQLQGHAGGAGYAVTIAVPGGGGTTVTAAAEVTYEPARATSICSSLSSVACNGLQASMCTMEGTTANGFYFGSGNAAPRPTAAAVGVVGAVAAGVAGLNLMNGF; encoded by the exons ATGAGGACCAGACGATCCGCTTGCCTACCAGCGCCCTTGAGCACGCTACTGCTGGCCCTCACTGCAGCATGCTCTGTTTGCGCCAACCTCCAGCCGTTCCAGCCTGCTGAGACAGCCGCCATTGTCGCAAAGCGGCAGCAAGGATGCCTCTCCAACTTTTACAGTTGCGCGAATCAAGGTCCCGCATTCAACGGCGTCTGTTGTCAAAACGGACAGACATGCGGCCTAGACGCTAACAATGAGCCGGCGTGCTGTCCAGCTGG CGCTATATGTACCGGCACCGCACCCGCAAGCTTCGTCACCCCCGTCCCGGCAGCCACGACCGCCGTGTCCTACGTCGCGAACAACTTCTTCTCGTTCCCCTATGTCGCCACCTACTTTGCCAACAGGGAGCACTGCTCGGCCGCTGCCAGGCAGTGCGATGCCAACCACGAGGCATGCCAGTCGCAACTTCAGGGCCATGCTGGCGGGGCAGGATATGCCGTTACCATCGCCGTTCCGGGCGGGGGAGGCACGACTGTGACGGCCGCGGCTGAGGTCACTTATGAGCCTGCTCGGGCGACAAGCATAT GCAGCAGCTTGTCCAGCGTGGCGTGCAACGGGCTTCAGGCTAGCATGTGCACGATGGAGGGGACAACCGCAAACGGCTTCTACTTTGGGTCTGGGAATGCAGCCCCAAGACCCACGGCTGCtgcggttggtgttgtcggtGCTGTGGCGGCCGGCGTGGCAGGGCTCAATCTCATGAACGGTTTCTAA